In Anthonomus grandis grandis chromosome 6, icAntGran1.3, whole genome shotgun sequence, one DNA window encodes the following:
- the LOC126737503 gene encoding SET domain-containing protein SmydA-8-like encodes MDLFKVEKNAEVGRYAVAAKNLKAGEVIFSELPFTYGPKSDSPCLCLGCHAPVDCTYLCTKCKWPVCGPDCESVKIHKENECEIFSKANAQFQPVEDPADTCLQYECITPLRVLLEKERNPKRWEEEVAVMESHDSERKTNPIWEFNQQNVVGYIRGPCKLTEFPEELIHKVCGILEVNAFEARTPSCYTIRCLFPKLAILSHNCISNIHHAVDCVGNGDFNDCRVTVRAAIDIPEKGELYSSYTYSLWPTLVRREFLRESKYFDCKCERCGDKTELGTHLSTLKCQRCDNGVIVSSNPLDDTCEWKCTHCDYKTHGRAVRKVFAAIQNEIDQVEYVGGSEGIQQRETIFRKYKSVLHPKNAYMTILRSALTQLYGKAEGYTLEDLPDIILERKIELCQQLLEVLDVIEPGMSRIRGITLYELHGPLMIHARHQYQYGALDRDDFKGKLQQSVETLRKAVEILKHEPVSQPEGQLGQMAQAAYEQLIENFDLLVETA; translated from the exons atg gatCTATTTAAAGTGGAAAAAAATGCTGAGGTTGGCAGGTATGCTGTAGCAGCCAAAAACCTAAAGGCTGGCGAAGTTATATTTTCGGAGTTGCCTTTTACCTATGGACCTAAATCAG aTAGTCCATGCCTATGCCTAGGCTGCCACGCCCCAGTAGATTGCACCTACCTCTGTACGAAATGCAAATGGCCCGTGTGCGGTCCAGATTGTGAATCTGTAAAAATCCACAAAGAAAACGAGTGtgaaatattttcgaaagcCAACGCTCAATTCCAGCCGGTAGAAGACCCCGCTGACACTTGCTTGCAATACGAATGCATCACCCCTTTGAG GGTATTGCTAGAAAAAGAACGAAACCCAAAAAGATGGGAAGAAGAGGTAGCCGTGATGGAATCGCATGATTCCGAACGAAAAACGAACCCCATTTGGGAGTTTAATCAGCAAAACGTGGTGGGATACATCAGAGGACCTTGCAAACTAACCGAGTTTCCAGAAGAGCTAATCCATAag GTTTGTGGCATTTTAGAAGTGAACGCCTTTGAGGCCAGAACCCCATCCTGCTACACCATCAGATGCTTGTTTCCCAAACTGGCCATACTATCACATAACTGCATTTCGAATATTCATCATGCAGTAGATTGTGTTGGGAACGGGGATTTTAATGATTGTcg GGTAACAGTGAGGGCAGCCATCGATATTCCAGAAAAGGGAGAACTGTACAGCAGCTACACATACTCTTTATGGCCGACGTTGGTGCGTAGGGAGTTCCTGAGGGAGAGCAAATACTTCGATTGTAAGTGCGAGCGGTGCGGCGATAAAACGGAACTGGGGACGCATTTGAGCACTCTTAAGTGTCAGAGGTGCGACAATGGGGTCATCGTCTCGTCAAATCCTTTAG atgacacctGCGAATGGAAATGTACCCATTGCGACTATAAAACTCACGGGCGTGCCGTAAGGAAGGTGTTTGCCGCGATACAAAATGAAATTGATCAGGTGGAGTACGTTGGCGGATCTGAAGGGATTCAGCAACGAGAGACCATATTTAGGAAAtacaa ATCCGTTCTTCATCCGAAAAACGCATATATGACCATCTTAAGGAGTGCCTTAACGCAACTGTATGGAAAAGCCGAGGGTTATACACTTGAAGACCTTCCGGATATAATTTTAGAACGGAAAATCGAGCTGTGCCAACAGCTCTTAGAGGTTCTAGACGTCATAGAACCAGGAATGTCGAGAATTAGAG GTATTACTCTGTATGAGCTCCATGGTCCCCTAATGATCCACGCCAGGCACCAGTACCAATATGGAGCATTAGACAGAGATGATTTCAAAGGGAAACTGCAACAGTCAGTGGAAACGCTTAGAAAAGCCGTGGAAATATTAAAGCATGAGCCAGTCAGTCAGCCTGAGGGTCAATTAGGTCAAATGGCTCAGGCCGCCTATGAACAgttgattgaaaattttgatttgttAGTAGAAACAGCATAG